A genome region from Erigeron canadensis isolate Cc75 chromosome 3, C_canadensis_v1, whole genome shotgun sequence includes the following:
- the LOC122593189 gene encoding serine/threonine-protein kinase ATG1c-like isoform X2 gives MMAQSSSSSPPHRVRSVGDYLVGKQLGSGSFSVVWHAKHKIHGTQVAIKEILLGKMNNKKLEESLMSEIDILKNINHPNIIRLLDMIKEPGKIYLVLEYCRGGDLSVFIQKRHGRIPKSTSVHFMQQLAAGLKVLRDNQIIHRDLKPQNLLLFTNEDNSTLKIADFGFARSLHRGLAETLCGSPLYMAPEIMQLHKYDAKADLWSVGAILFQLVTGRTPFTGNTQFQLLQNILKSTELQFPPDARDLSPDCMDLCRKLLRQNPVERLTFEEFFTHPFFSQTKPDELPRDRRPRRTDGFSFSKSPTFKNREDNSQDDNLPFTLDDDSNVPDENTSFVRKVPLKSTYGFSLDTKTTRRDPSKDMEISSRYSSFRHKPDINGFAPVNRRSSEGNLKESLRSNDHKQVETRSRVDSLELIDQDYVIVSGPLGDTSSLASVPKVGQLASKSPSRNIHSTSSAPLPIIGGVASKVGCAGSFESQCSAPSGTSHGSVDIIDASEQPSTDSITRIKSLQDCASAISELVNDKIEAGHRLEAFSIQLVILAIWKQALDICHTQAASAIKGSPTQEVATLNTTTTSRGLNSPDIQECLGTAKSPQDVCCHIERIFLSEVENAEELAKVIEPGNVGMPDAMEAIFQAALSLGRHGAVDEYMGFTENAATFYSKAVRLLRFLLVEAPSLILNPPFSITNSDRYRLRTYIDVLNNRQSHSRSQRITLLKGGGDYHSPST, from the exons ATGATGGcgcaatcatcatcatcatcaccaccacacaGAGTTCGATCGGTCGGAGATTACTTAGTCGGAAAACAGTTAGGATCAGGCTCGTTCTCAGTGGTGTGGCACGCCAAGCATAAAATCCATGGAACTCAAGTTGCTATCAAGGAAATTCTTCTCGGAAAAATGAATAATAAGAAGTTAGAAGAGAGTTTGATGTCTGAGATTGATATTCTGAAAAATATTAATCATCCGAATATCATCCGGCTTCTCGATATGATCAAA GAGCCTGGCAAGATATATCTGGTGCTGGAATACTGCAGAGGAGGTGATTTATCTGTGTTCATACAAAAGCGTCATGGTAGAATCCCCAAGTCAACGTCAGTGCACTTCATGCAGCAGTTAG CTGCTGGTTTGAAAGTCCTTCGTGATAATCAAATTATCCATAGAGATCTAAAACCACAG AATCTCTTACTTTTCACGAATGAGGACAATTCAACATTGAAGATTGCAGATTTTGGCTTTGCAAG GTCTTTGCACCGAGGTCTTGCTGAAACTTTATGTGGTTCGCCACTTTATATGGCACCGGAGATAATGCAACTTCATAAGTATGACGCTAAG GCAGATTTATGGAGTGTTGGTGCTATTTTATTTCAACTTGTAACCGGGAGAACACCATTTACTGGAAACACTCAGTTTCAG CTACTCCAAAACATCCTGAAATCAACTGAATTACAGTTTCCTCCTGATGCGAGGGACCTAAGCCCCGACTGCATGGATCTGTGTCGTAAATTACTGCGACAAAATCCAG TGGAAAGGCTGACTTTTGAGGAGTTCTTCACACACCCGTTTTTCAGCCAAACTAAACCTGATGAATTGCCAAG AGATAGGAGGCCACGAAGAACAgatggtttttctttttctaaaagcCCAACATTTAAGAACAGAGAAGATAATAGTCAGGATGATAATTTACCATTTACTCTAGATGATGATTCCAATGTTCCTGATGAGAATACTTCTTTTGTTCGGAAAGTGCCTCTCAAATCTACATATGGGTTTTCCCTAGATACCAAAACTACTAGAAGAGACCCGTCGAAAGACATGGAGATTTCTTCCAGATATAGCAGTTTTAGACACAAACCGGATATTAATGGTTTTGCACCTGTAAATCGTAGATCATCAGAAGGAAACCTGAAAGAATCTTTGAGATCAAATGACCACAAACAAGTAGAAACGCGTTCCAGAG TGGACTCATTGGAGTTGATTGATCAGGATTATGTTATTGTATCTGGTCCACTGGGGGATACATCTTCCCTGGCTAGTGTACCTAAGGTGGGCCAGTTAGCTTCCAAATCACCTTCTAGGAATATTCACTCAACATCTAGTGCACCTTTGCCCATCATTGGTGGTGTCGCTAGTAAAGTCGGCTGCGCTGGTAGCTTTGAAAGTCAATGCTCTGCACCCTCTGGGACTTCTCATGGATCAGTTGATATAATTGATGCTTCTGAACAGCCATCAACTGACAGCATAACAAGAATCAAGTCATTGCAGGATTGTGCATCCGCCATCTCTGAGTTGGTCAATGACAAG ATTGAGGCCGGACACCGACTAGAAGCATTTTCAATTCAGCTTGTGATCCTTGCTATATGGAAGCAAGCATTGGATATATGTCATACACAAGCTGCTTCAGCCATCAAAGGAAGTCCAACCCAAGAAGTAGCAACTTTGAACACGACGACCACCAGTAGAGGACTTAACAGTCCTGATATTCAAGAATGCCTGGGAACTGCCAAGTCTCCCCAGGATGTTTGCTGTCATATTGAGAGAATATTTCTCAGTGAGGTTGAAAATGCTGAGGAACTTGCCAAAGTTATAGAACCTG GAAATGTCGGGATGCCAGACGCAATGGAAGCAATATTTCAGGCTGCCCTCAGTCTTGGCCGACATGGAGCG GTCGATGAGTACATGGGTTTTACTGAAAATGCAGCAACATTTTATTCAAAAGCAGTGCGACTGCTACGTTTTCTTCTAGTGGAAGCACCTTCACTCATTCTTAATCCTCCATTCTCTATCACAAACTCAGACCGTTATAGGCTTAGAACATATATTGATGTTCTTAACAACAGACAAAGCCATTCAAGATCCCAACGGATTACACTCCTCAAGGGTGGTGGTGATTACCATTCGCCATCAACTTGA
- the LOC122593189 gene encoding serine/threonine-protein kinase ATG1c-like isoform X1: MMAQSSSSSPPHRVRSVGDYLVGKQLGSGSFSVVWHAKHKIHGTQVAIKEILLGKMNNKKLEESLMSEIDILKNINHPNIIRLLDMIKEPGKIYLVLEYCRGGDLSVFIQKRHGRIPKSTSVHFMQQLAAGLKVLRDNQIIHRDLKPQNLLLFTNEDNSTLKIADFGFARSLHRGLAETLCGSPLYMAPEIMQLHKYDAKADLWSVGAILFQLVTGRTPFTGNTQFQLLQNILKSTELQFPPDARDLSPDCMDLCRKLLRQNPVERLTFEEFFTHPFFSQTKPDELPRDRRPRRTDGFSFSKSPTFKNREDNSQDDNLPFTLDDDSNVPDENTSFVRKVPLKSTYGFSLDTKTTRRDPSKDMEISSRYSSFRHKPDINGFAPVNRRSSEGNLKESLRSNDHKQVETRSRVVDSLELIDQDYVIVSGPLGDTSSLASVPKVGQLASKSPSRNIHSTSSAPLPIIGGVASKVGCAGSFESQCSAPSGTSHGSVDIIDASEQPSTDSITRIKSLQDCASAISELVNDKIEAGHRLEAFSIQLVILAIWKQALDICHTQAASAIKGSPTQEVATLNTTTTSRGLNSPDIQECLGTAKSPQDVCCHIERIFLSEVENAEELAKVIEPGNVGMPDAMEAIFQAALSLGRHGAVDEYMGFTENAATFYSKAVRLLRFLLVEAPSLILNPPFSITNSDRYRLRTYIDVLNNRQSHSRSQRITLLKGGGDYHSPST, from the exons ATGATGGcgcaatcatcatcatcatcaccaccacacaGAGTTCGATCGGTCGGAGATTACTTAGTCGGAAAACAGTTAGGATCAGGCTCGTTCTCAGTGGTGTGGCACGCCAAGCATAAAATCCATGGAACTCAAGTTGCTATCAAGGAAATTCTTCTCGGAAAAATGAATAATAAGAAGTTAGAAGAGAGTTTGATGTCTGAGATTGATATTCTGAAAAATATTAATCATCCGAATATCATCCGGCTTCTCGATATGATCAAA GAGCCTGGCAAGATATATCTGGTGCTGGAATACTGCAGAGGAGGTGATTTATCTGTGTTCATACAAAAGCGTCATGGTAGAATCCCCAAGTCAACGTCAGTGCACTTCATGCAGCAGTTAG CTGCTGGTTTGAAAGTCCTTCGTGATAATCAAATTATCCATAGAGATCTAAAACCACAG AATCTCTTACTTTTCACGAATGAGGACAATTCAACATTGAAGATTGCAGATTTTGGCTTTGCAAG GTCTTTGCACCGAGGTCTTGCTGAAACTTTATGTGGTTCGCCACTTTATATGGCACCGGAGATAATGCAACTTCATAAGTATGACGCTAAG GCAGATTTATGGAGTGTTGGTGCTATTTTATTTCAACTTGTAACCGGGAGAACACCATTTACTGGAAACACTCAGTTTCAG CTACTCCAAAACATCCTGAAATCAACTGAATTACAGTTTCCTCCTGATGCGAGGGACCTAAGCCCCGACTGCATGGATCTGTGTCGTAAATTACTGCGACAAAATCCAG TGGAAAGGCTGACTTTTGAGGAGTTCTTCACACACCCGTTTTTCAGCCAAACTAAACCTGATGAATTGCCAAG AGATAGGAGGCCACGAAGAACAgatggtttttctttttctaaaagcCCAACATTTAAGAACAGAGAAGATAATAGTCAGGATGATAATTTACCATTTACTCTAGATGATGATTCCAATGTTCCTGATGAGAATACTTCTTTTGTTCGGAAAGTGCCTCTCAAATCTACATATGGGTTTTCCCTAGATACCAAAACTACTAGAAGAGACCCGTCGAAAGACATGGAGATTTCTTCCAGATATAGCAGTTTTAGACACAAACCGGATATTAATGGTTTTGCACCTGTAAATCGTAGATCATCAGAAGGAAACCTGAAAGAATCTTTGAGATCAAATGACCACAAACAAGTAGAAACGCGTTCCAGAG TAGTGGACTCATTGGAGTTGATTGATCAGGATTATGTTATTGTATCTGGTCCACTGGGGGATACATCTTCCCTGGCTAGTGTACCTAAGGTGGGCCAGTTAGCTTCCAAATCACCTTCTAGGAATATTCACTCAACATCTAGTGCACCTTTGCCCATCATTGGTGGTGTCGCTAGTAAAGTCGGCTGCGCTGGTAGCTTTGAAAGTCAATGCTCTGCACCCTCTGGGACTTCTCATGGATCAGTTGATATAATTGATGCTTCTGAACAGCCATCAACTGACAGCATAACAAGAATCAAGTCATTGCAGGATTGTGCATCCGCCATCTCTGAGTTGGTCAATGACAAG ATTGAGGCCGGACACCGACTAGAAGCATTTTCAATTCAGCTTGTGATCCTTGCTATATGGAAGCAAGCATTGGATATATGTCATACACAAGCTGCTTCAGCCATCAAAGGAAGTCCAACCCAAGAAGTAGCAACTTTGAACACGACGACCACCAGTAGAGGACTTAACAGTCCTGATATTCAAGAATGCCTGGGAACTGCCAAGTCTCCCCAGGATGTTTGCTGTCATATTGAGAGAATATTTCTCAGTGAGGTTGAAAATGCTGAGGAACTTGCCAAAGTTATAGAACCTG GAAATGTCGGGATGCCAGACGCAATGGAAGCAATATTTCAGGCTGCCCTCAGTCTTGGCCGACATGGAGCG GTCGATGAGTACATGGGTTTTACTGAAAATGCAGCAACATTTTATTCAAAAGCAGTGCGACTGCTACGTTTTCTTCTAGTGGAAGCACCTTCACTCATTCTTAATCCTCCATTCTCTATCACAAACTCAGACCGTTATAGGCTTAGAACATATATTGATGTTCTTAACAACAGACAAAGCCATTCAAGATCCCAACGGATTACACTCCTCAAGGGTGGTGGTGATTACCATTCGCCATCAACTTGA